From a single Desulfobaccales bacterium genomic region:
- a CDS encoding CBS domain-containing protein, protein MSDARDNADICLDPDLDLKEEDILEAMRAIPGYLDITPGDFKEIYRLAFQHALKRLNRDVRAAEIMTKDVVTVNPDTPVAEVALAMGRRGISGLPVADAENKVVGMISEKDFLSRMDVKEPQNFMSLVANCLKTKGCVALPIKTALAKDMMSSPAITVLPETPVRTIAALMTARGINRVAVTDPEGRLLGLVSRGDIVKATRGRELSC, encoded by the coding sequence ATGTCGGATGCTCGCGACAACGCGGATATCTGCCTTGATCCCGACCTGGATCTCAAAGAGGAAGATATCCTGGAGGCCATGCGCGCCATTCCTGGGTACCTTGATATCACCCCGGGTGATTTCAAAGAAATCTACCGTTTGGCGTTTCAGCATGCACTTAAGCGGCTAAACCGGGATGTGCGCGCGGCCGAGATCATGACCAAAGACGTGGTGACGGTTAATCCCGACACACCGGTGGCGGAGGTGGCTCTCGCCATGGGCCGGCGGGGGATATCGGGACTACCCGTGGCGGACGCCGAAAACAAGGTAGTGGGGATGATTTCGGAAAAGGACTTCCTCTCCCGCATGGACGTTAAAGAACCTCAAAACTTCATGAGCCTGGTGGCGAACTGCCTGAAAACCAAAGGTTGTGTCGCACTGCCCATCAAGACGGCATTGGCCAAAGATATGATGAGTTCTCCGGCAATCACCGTGCTCCCGGAGACGCCGGTGCGGACCATTGCCGCGTTGATGACCGCCAGAGGTATTAATCGGGTGGCGGTCACTGACCCGGAAGGCCGCCTGTTGGGCCTGGTATCCCGGGGGGATATCGTCAAGGCGACCAGGGGCAGGGAACTGTCATGTTAG
- the nifU gene encoding Fe-S cluster assembly scaffold protein NifU translates to MASYSPIVLDHFKNPRNVGEIIQPDGVGEVGNPVCGDMMNVYIKVENDKIVDVKFKTFGCGAAIAVSSMITEMAKGKTLQEAMKITNADVAEALGGLPPNKLHCSNLGADALHSAIKNYLDRKAGKVVETDVDKEPHHKQEGGCYCPYCEKKVEEDSPMCIFCGKEIPHEHDH, encoded by the coding sequence ATGGCTTCTTATTCCCCGATAGTTCTGGACCACTTTAAGAATCCCCGCAATGTGGGTGAAATCATCCAACCCGATGGGGTGGGCGAGGTCGGCAACCCGGTATGCGGAGATATGATGAATGTGTATATCAAGGTGGAGAACGACAAAATTGTCGACGTCAAGTTTAAGACCTTTGGATGCGGCGCTGCTATTGCTGTTTCCAGCATGATCACCGAAATGGCCAAAGGTAAGACCCTGCAAGAGGCCATGAAGATCACCAATGCGGATGTGGCCGAGGCCCTGGGCGGCCTACCTCCCAACAAGCTGCATTGTTCCAACCTGGGAGCTGACGCCCTGCATTCTGCCATCAAAAATTACCTGGACCGCAAAGCCGGCAAGGTGGTCGAAACCGACGTGGACAAAGAGCCGCACCACAAGCAGGAAGGCGGCTGCTATTGTCCTTATTGCGAGAAGAAGGTGGAGGAAGACTCCCCCATGTGCATCTTCTGCGGCAAGGAAATCCCCCATGAGCATGACCACTAA
- a CDS encoding HPP family protein has translation MLGNYFRKMTGTTQSPPRVSLAEILWSWLGAFLGVAAVAYINYGLLDQTGLFLLVGSLGASAVLIYGAIKSPLAQPRNLLGGHVISALIGVTAFKMLDPHLWLAAALAVSTSIAVMHATKTLHPPGGATALIAVIGGPSIQKLGYLYAVIPVGAGALIMLVVALLFNNLAPRRRYPEFWW, from the coding sequence ATGTTAGGAAACTACTTCCGCAAAATGACCGGCACCACCCAGAGCCCGCCCCGGGTCAGCCTGGCGGAAATCCTCTGGTCCTGGCTGGGGGCCTTCCTGGGTGTTGCTGCGGTGGCCTATATCAATTACGGCTTGCTGGACCAGACCGGCCTCTTCCTCCTCGTCGGTTCCTTAGGGGCCTCGGCGGTGCTCATTTACGGGGCCATCAAGAGTCCCCTGGCCCAGCCCCGGAACCTGCTGGGCGGCCACGTCATTTCTGCCCTCATCGGCGTGACCGCCTTCAAAATGCTGGATCCGCACCTTTGGCTGGCCGCGGCTCTGGCGGTGTCCACCAGCATTGCAGTCATGCATGCCACCAAAACCCTCCATCCCCCGGGCGGCGCCACCGCCCTCATCGCGGTCATCGGCGGCCCCTCGATACAGAAACTGGGCTATCTCTATGCCGTGATACCCGTAGGAGCCGGAGCCCTCATCATGTTGGTAGTGGCCCTGCTGTTCAACAACCTGGCCCCCCGGCGCCGCTATCCCGAGTTTTGGTGGTGA
- a CDS encoding enoyl-CoA hydratase → MSYDSLVFEVKDGVGLIRLNRPDDGNAITLETVNELLDVALRCDEDPKVRAVVLTGSGKMFCVGGDLKAFAAQGEGVSFYLKKVTQAFHAVISRFNWMDAPVIGAINGTAAGGGFSLALTTDIAVAAESAKFTMGYTKIGLAPDGSSSYFLARLVGLRRAKEMVLLNPVLSARQALEWGLINQVVADDQVLPAALEIAQRLAKGPTLALGEAKRLILSGATESLESQMEKESRAVAAMAGKLDGREGVAAFIDKRIPKFTGQ, encoded by the coding sequence ATGTCTTATGACTCTCTCGTTTTCGAAGTCAAGGATGGCGTTGGGCTGATCCGCCTCAACCGCCCCGATGACGGCAATGCCATTACCTTAGAAACGGTCAACGAACTGCTGGATGTTGCCCTGCGCTGTGATGAAGATCCCAAGGTCCGCGCGGTGGTGCTGACCGGCAGCGGCAAGATGTTTTGCGTTGGAGGAGATTTAAAGGCGTTTGCCGCCCAAGGCGAAGGGGTCTCCTTCTATCTAAAAAAAGTTACCCAGGCTTTTCACGCCGTGATCTCCCGGTTCAACTGGATGGATGCACCGGTGATTGGAGCCATCAACGGGACAGCCGCGGGAGGAGGCTTCAGTCTGGCTTTAACCACCGATATCGCCGTTGCCGCGGAGTCAGCAAAATTTACTATGGGCTATACCAAAATCGGCCTGGCCCCGGATGGCAGCTCGAGCTACTTTTTGGCGCGCCTGGTGGGGCTGCGCCGCGCTAAAGAGATGGTATTGTTAAATCCGGTTTTGTCGGCAAGGCAAGCCCTGGAGTGGGGACTAATAAATCAAGTGGTCGCCGATGATCAAGTACTGCCTGCCGCGCTCGAAATAGCGCAGCGTCTGGCAAAAGGACCAACCTTAGCTTTAGGTGAAGCCAAGCGTCTAATCCTATCCGGTGCGACTGAGAGCCTTGAATCCCAGATGGAGAAAGAATCACGCGCCGTTGCTGCAATGGCAGGCAAATTAGATGGGCGAGAAGGAGTAGCTGCCTTTATTGACAAGCGAATACCCAAGTTTACAGGGCAGTAA
- a CDS encoding cysteine desulfurase family protein, with the protein MGVIYLDHLAATPLLPAVKEAMINHIETVFGNPSSDNQVGQPAAEALEKARGQVAALINAEPKEVVFGSGGTESVNHAIKGAAIGLREKGRHIITSNIEHKSVLNSLRTLRLLDYRVTSLDVDKYGLVDPAAVEKAITPDTILISVMLANNEIGTIEPIADIAKIAKKNKIVMHTDAVAATGIIPVDVEQLGVNLLSLAANQFYGPPGVGALYIRKGTPIWPFIDGGLQENKRRAGTENLIAIVGMGKAAELARVEMPERLSRIKGLKDRLAKGLTESIPEIKINGHPTQCLPHLFSVSVEYIEGESLVLMLDEEGIIVATRSACASGSLRASHVLIGTGLGHALAQGTLVFTLGLDNTEADMDKVLNVMPKIVQTLRDMSPLYKKEHTG; encoded by the coding sequence ATGGGTGTAATCTATCTGGACCATCTTGCGGCCACTCCTCTCCTTCCCGCGGTGAAGGAGGCCATGATCAATCATATCGAAACCGTTTTCGGCAACCCGTCCAGCGATAACCAGGTGGGGCAGCCGGCGGCCGAAGCCCTGGAGAAGGCCCGGGGCCAGGTAGCGGCTTTGATCAACGCCGAGCCCAAAGAGGTGGTGTTCGGTTCCGGCGGCACCGAATCCGTCAACCACGCCATCAAAGGGGCCGCCATCGGTCTCCGGGAAAAGGGACGCCATATCATCACCTCCAACATCGAACACAAGTCGGTGTTGAATTCCCTCCGGACCCTCCGGCTCCTGGATTATCGGGTCACGTCCCTGGACGTGGACAAATACGGGCTGGTGGACCCGGCGGCGGTGGAGAAGGCCATCACCCCGGACACTATCCTCATTAGCGTTATGCTGGCCAACAACGAGATCGGCACCATCGAACCCATTGCTGACATTGCCAAGATCGCCAAGAAAAATAAGATAGTGATGCACACCGACGCGGTGGCCGCCACCGGCATCATCCCCGTTGACGTGGAGCAGTTGGGGGTAAACCTCCTGAGCCTGGCGGCCAACCAGTTCTACGGCCCGCCGGGGGTGGGCGCGCTCTACATCCGCAAGGGCACACCCATCTGGCCCTTCATCGACGGCGGCCTCCAGGAAAACAAGCGCCGGGCCGGCACGGAAAACCTCATCGCGATCGTAGGCATGGGCAAGGCCGCAGAGCTGGCCCGTGTAGAGATGCCTGAACGGCTGTCCCGCATTAAGGGCCTCAAGGATCGCCTGGCCAAGGGGTTGACCGAGAGCATCCCCGAGATCAAGATCAACGGTCATCCCACCCAGTGCCTGCCGCACCTTTTCTCGGTGTCGGTGGAATATATCGAAGGTGAGAGCCTGGTGCTCATGTTGGACGAGGAAGGCATCATCGTGGCCACCCGGTCGGCCTGCGCCTCTGGATCGCTCCGGGCTTCGCATGTGCTCATCGGCACCGGTCTGGGCCACGCCCTGGCCCAGGGCACCTTGGTCTTTACCTTGGGGCTTGACAACACCGAGGCTGACATGGACAAGGTGCTCAACGTGATGCCGAAGATCGTCCAGACCTTGCGGGATATGTCGCCGCTCTACAAGAAGGAACACACCGGCTGA
- a CDS encoding Mov34/MPN/PAD-1 family protein, giving the protein MLPIYLKDQDFAPPSDTIYYLLTRDGLFLVKRTPFFEAVVPAAGIPWLEPQSSEVHLNAPPLPAALLLAAVAFFRAVYTRYHSEAVALLAWREATRTYELVVPHQTVGGGHCDYELREFPLGLTRLGTIHSHAAMEAFHSLQDWQDERFEDGLHLTIGNLDADLTISCSVVVQGFRGNIPPEHLFSPYPIPWEQTPPEADWTSEVDRKVTPLPPPIEFGP; this is encoded by the coding sequence ATGTTACCCATTTATTTAAAAGATCAGGATTTCGCCCCGCCCTCAGATACCATCTATTATCTGCTCACCCGAGATGGGTTATTTCTGGTGAAGCGCACGCCGTTTTTCGAGGCCGTGGTCCCAGCCGCGGGCATTCCCTGGCTGGAGCCCCAAAGCTCCGAAGTCCACCTGAACGCGCCTCCCCTGCCCGCGGCCCTGCTTCTGGCGGCCGTAGCCTTTTTCCGGGCTGTTTATACCCGCTACCACAGTGAAGCCGTGGCTCTATTGGCTTGGCGGGAAGCCACCCGCACGTACGAATTGGTAGTGCCCCATCAGACCGTAGGAGGCGGACACTGCGATTATGAGCTCAGGGAGTTCCCACTGGGACTTACACGCCTGGGGACCATTCACAGTCATGCCGCAATGGAAGCCTTTCATTCCCTGCAGGACTGGCAAGACGAGCGTTTCGAAGACGGCTTGCACCTCACCATCGGCAACCTGGACGCTGACCTGACCATATCCTGCTCCGTGGTGGTGCAGGGCTTTCGGGGAAACATTCCCCCGGAACACCTGTTTTCCCCCTACCCCATCCCCTGGGAGCAAACGCCGCCGGAAGCGGATTGGACCAGCGAGGTGGACCGAAAAGTTACCCCTCTCCCCCCGCCCATCGAGTTCGGCCCGTAA
- a CDS encoding flavodoxin family protein, translating to MRHGMIQIEGFIAQMGDGFFLALYIVTRVTVTEEGVQIVNCSDSLYFTRKLRWSLSRVDQLIYQRMEQGGITMKVVTLFGSPRPNGNTATLANAFNETAEEMGADVKSFMLNKLVFRGCQACDACKTQSDKCVLKDDLAEVLEAVANTGILVLATPIYFAEVTAQLKTFVDRCYSYLEPFEVMPETSRLKPGKKMVLITAQNRGDELFADVCKKYRMIFEFLGFKETHLIRGCELLAADALKTKNRNDLYRVVKRNGTKSFRLKRRAGSIEHDWGWRAFCVLALCG from the coding sequence ATGCGGCATGGAATGATCCAAATAGAAGGATTTATCGCCCAAATGGGCGATGGTTTTTTTCTGGCCCTGTATATAGTTACCCGTGTAACCGTAACCGAGGAAGGTGTCCAAATTGTTAACTGTTCAGACTCATTATATTTTACTCGCAAACTGCGTTGGAGTTTGAGCCGAGTAGACCAACTTATATATCAAAGAATGGAACAAGGAGGAATCACGATGAAGGTTGTCACGTTATTCGGCAGTCCGAGACCCAATGGAAATACTGCAACCCTGGCAAACGCGTTTAATGAAACCGCAGAGGAGATGGGCGCTGATGTAAAGAGCTTTATGTTAAACAAGCTGGTCTTCCGAGGATGCCAGGCCTGTGATGCATGTAAAACACAGTCTGACAAATGTGTTCTCAAGGACGATCTGGCTGAGGTGCTGGAAGCGGTAGCGAATACGGGTATTCTGGTACTGGCCACACCTATTTATTTCGCGGAAGTGACCGCGCAATTGAAAACATTTGTGGACCGCTGCTATTCGTATTTGGAGCCATTTGAGGTAATGCCGGAAACCAGCCGGCTGAAGCCGGGCAAAAAGATGGTACTCATTACGGCTCAAAATCGTGGCGATGAGCTCTTTGCTGATGTTTGCAAGAAATATCGAATGATATTCGAGTTTCTTGGCTTCAAGGAAACTCATCTTATCAGGGGTTGCGAGCTCTTGGCAGCTGATGCGCTTAAGACAAAAAACCGCAATGATCTTTATCGAGTTGTCAAGAGAAACGGCACGAAAAGTTTTAGGTTGAAGAGACGAGCAGGCAGTATCGAGCATGATTGGGGATGGCGTGCGTTTTGTGTGCTTGCGCTGTGCGGGTAA
- a CDS encoding OsmC family protein, with translation MKADENGSEGKMELMHFSTTVAAGANRQIIATTRGHEILMDMRKERGGDDAGPNPPECLAIALGGCIINICRIMAMEKQIELKDLRLSIVGDVDPSRAFGLNTSTRAGFSQLSVQVEFSSELSENEKGEFYQELLGRCPLCDTINNPTPLQIRFS, from the coding sequence ATGAAGGCAGATGAAAACGGGTCAGAGGGCAAAATGGAACTCATGCACTTTTCTACAACAGTGGCTGCAGGGGCCAATCGCCAGATAATTGCCACGACACGCGGTCATGAAATCCTTATGGATATGCGCAAAGAACGGGGAGGTGACGATGCCGGCCCGAATCCGCCGGAATGCCTGGCCATAGCTCTGGGAGGATGCATCATTAATATCTGCCGCATCATGGCAATGGAGAAGCAGATTGAGTTGAAGGATCTCCGTTTATCAATTGTCGGAGATGTCGACCCTTCCCGCGCCTTTGGCCTGAATACGTCCACCAGGGCGGGTTTTTCACAACTGTCGGTGCAGGTGGAGTTTTCCTCGGAGCTTTCGGAAAATGAAAAGGGGGAATTTTATCAGGAACTCCTGGGAAGGTGTCCGCTCTGTGATACCATCAACAATCCGACACCTCTGCAGATCAGGTTCTCATAA
- the pgsA gene encoding CDP-diacylglycerol--glycerol-3-phosphate 3-phosphatidyltransferase, with protein sequence MSSRPLSQANITIPNLITLLRILLTPLFIIFLIQGSYHKALFVFLLAGVSDLADGLIARTWHQKSRLGSYLDPLADKVLMAASFVTLSIYREIPSWLTVVVISRDLALGFGVLIFRLADIPLEVRPSLAGKWTTTFQVITVFLVLIGKIWPLPYKVLLAFFYCTGALTTITGIHYLYNGIRMMNMFQGNGSRGNRDG encoded by the coding sequence ATGTCATCCCGCCCCCTTTCGCAGGCTAATATCACTATTCCCAACCTCATCACCCTGTTGCGGATTCTTCTGACTCCGCTGTTCATTATCTTTTTGATCCAGGGGTCATATCACAAGGCCCTGTTTGTGTTTCTCCTGGCCGGGGTGAGTGATTTGGCAGATGGTCTCATCGCCCGCACCTGGCATCAGAAGTCCCGCCTGGGAAGCTACCTCGATCCCCTGGCGGACAAAGTCCTCATGGCCGCCAGTTTCGTTACCTTAAGCATTTACCGGGAGATCCCCTCGTGGCTGACCGTGGTGGTCATCAGTCGGGATCTGGCCCTGGGTTTTGGCGTCTTGATTTTCCGCCTGGCGGATATTCCCCTGGAGGTCAGACCCTCCCTGGCGGGCAAATGGACCACCACCTTCCAGGTGATCACAGTATTCCTGGTTTTGATCGGCAAAATTTGGCCTCTTCCCTATAAGGTATTGCTGGCCTTTTTCTATTGCACTGGCGCCTTGACCACCATTACCGGCATTCACTACCTGTATAACGGCATTAGAATGATGAACATGTTTCAGGGCAATGGCTCTCGGGGCAACCGTGATGGCTGA
- a CDS encoding DUF3786 domain-containing protein encodes MIQLTNPMEIFKLLDRSNCRKCNELTCMAFAAAVFKGQRQLNECPHLEGHDLAHSAGKSEGRVTNEQELEFTIEELKTRLASVDLCSAARKMGDSFSDSKLTIKIFGKNFSVDSKGDITTDIHIHPWVMIPVLNYIIQSKGTPLSGKWVALRELENGETWGRLFAQRCEKPLKRLADMHTDLFGDMIRVFNGKQVENHYASDVSLVLRPFPKVPILLCYSKAEDGLESNLNVFFDSTAEDHLNIESIYYLGVGLARMFEKIALRHSSQ; translated from the coding sequence ATGATCCAGTTGACGAACCCAATGGAGATTTTCAAGTTACTCGATAGATCCAATTGCAGGAAATGCAACGAATTGACGTGCATGGCCTTTGCCGCCGCGGTGTTCAAGGGGCAACGGCAGCTCAACGAATGTCCTCATCTGGAGGGCCACGACCTTGCGCACTCTGCTGGGAAAAGTGAAGGGCGTGTGACCAACGAACAGGAATTGGAATTCACGATAGAAGAATTGAAAACCCGGCTAGCCTCTGTAGACCTTTGTTCAGCAGCGCGCAAAATGGGGGATAGTTTTTCCGACTCCAAACTAACGATCAAGATTTTCGGTAAGAACTTTAGTGTTGATTCCAAAGGGGATATCACCACAGACATTCACATCCATCCATGGGTGATGATCCCTGTTCTCAACTATATCATCCAGAGCAAAGGAACACCTCTTTCAGGCAAATGGGTAGCGTTGAGGGAATTAGAAAACGGAGAGACCTGGGGTCGGCTTTTTGCGCAGCGATGCGAAAAACCCTTGAAACGGTTAGCCGATATGCATACCGACCTCTTCGGGGACATGATCCGGGTATTTAATGGCAAACAGGTGGAAAACCATTACGCTTCAGACGTTTCGCTGGTCCTGAGGCCTTTCCCGAAAGTGCCGATTCTGCTTTGCTACTCGAAGGCGGAAGACGGTCTCGAATCCAACCTGAATGTTTTCTTCGACTCCACGGCGGAGGACCATCTCAATATTGAGTCCATCTATTACCTTGGTGTCGGATTGGCGAGGATGTTTGAAAAGATCGCTTTAAGGCATTCTTCCCAGTGA
- a CDS encoding LuxR C-terminal-related transcriptional regulator, producing the protein MLVKGYYDFSLRKGGAPLRTGSEFDTQMFAYFRLDGDIPPLFPYINAVAESASLLENPPFIRFVLDRFSCGLYPDHGVAASFTNSQEALGFLDRLMDFLNDICQRRDELKPNYKRWNPVPVLDIFRLLPQTNCRACGYPSCLAFAAALSSQKTSPERCPGFTSPISTQVVYPVHDKQGNLVSTVTIDIDPSRFNCALALHEKDAALPASSRTAPGEKNNSLPAILTKRELEVLRLVAQGATNVEISRSLKISPHTVKSHIINIFNKLGVNDRTQAAVWALRHQLV; encoded by the coding sequence ATGTTGGTCAAGGGATATTATGATTTTTCTTTAAGGAAGGGCGGCGCGCCCCTTAGAACCGGTTCCGAGTTCGACACCCAGATGTTTGCCTATTTCCGGCTGGACGGCGATATCCCCCCACTTTTTCCCTACATCAACGCTGTGGCCGAATCGGCCAGTCTTCTGGAAAACCCCCCGTTTATCCGGTTTGTGCTGGACCGGTTCTCCTGCGGCCTCTATCCCGATCATGGTGTTGCGGCATCTTTTACCAACAGTCAGGAGGCTCTGGGGTTCTTAGACCGGCTAATGGACTTCCTCAATGATATTTGTCAACGCCGGGACGAGCTTAAGCCAAATTATAAAAGGTGGAACCCCGTCCCCGTGCTCGATATCTTCCGGCTGCTCCCTCAAACCAACTGCAGGGCCTGCGGCTATCCTTCCTGCCTGGCTTTTGCCGCAGCTTTAAGCTCCCAGAAAACCAGCCCGGAGCGCTGCCCCGGATTTACCAGCCCCATATCGACCCAGGTGGTCTACCCGGTGCATGATAAACAAGGCAATCTGGTGTCCACGGTTACCATCGACATCGACCCCAGCCGGTTCAACTGCGCCCTTGCATTGCATGAAAAGGATGCTGCGCTGCCCGCCAGCAGCAGGACTGCGCCGGGGGAAAAAAATAATTCCCTGCCGGCAATTCTGACCAAGCGGGAACTGGAGGTTCTGCGCCTGGTAGCCCAAGGGGCCACTAATGTGGAGATCTCCAGATCTTTGAAGATCAGTCCGCATACCGTCAAAAGCCATATAATCAATATCTTCAATAAATTGGGAGTTAATGACCGCACCCAAGCCGCGGTCTGGGCCCTGCGGCACCAGTTGGTCTAA
- a CDS encoding LysR family transcriptional regulator: MDLQRLQTFRTVATLMNFNQAAEVLHYSQSTVSAQIKTLENEIGILLFKRIGKSIRLTEAGAKMLVYADKLLAIKEEAVAEVTGRNMVSGLLTLRMPQTVATHYLPRILYDYQPRFPGMRLDITNCALHSLEHELRIGTVDLAFLFADVIGAKNLECELLRIEPLAIVTHPSHPLAARKSVDFKDLEGQVLLFPKSDCGYRMVFEQALATERVTPATIIEMNSIEAIKQTIRAGIGVTIIPEIAIRINVKKGEMARVCWADDLETGVLMIYYKDKWRSPAVEAFMETMRRFVSTQQGYLEQ, from the coding sequence ATGGACCTGCAGCGCCTGCAGACCTTCCGGACGGTGGCTACACTGATGAACTTCAATCAGGCGGCCGAAGTTCTGCACTATTCGCAATCCACCGTTTCAGCCCAGATCAAAACCCTGGAAAATGAAATTGGGATACTGTTGTTCAAAAGAATTGGAAAATCCATCCGGTTGACAGAGGCCGGGGCGAAGATGCTCGTCTATGCCGATAAGCTTCTCGCCATCAAGGAGGAGGCTGTGGCCGAGGTAACCGGCAGAAATATGGTCTCCGGTCTCTTGACACTCCGGATGCCCCAGACCGTGGCTACGCATTATCTGCCGCGTATCCTCTATGATTATCAACCGCGCTTTCCGGGGATGCGGTTGGATATCACCAATTGCGCCCTGCACTCCCTGGAGCATGAACTGCGGATCGGCACGGTCGATCTCGCGTTTTTGTTTGCGGATGTCATCGGTGCGAAAAACCTTGAATGCGAGTTATTGCGCATCGAGCCCCTCGCCATTGTCACGCACCCGAGTCATCCGTTAGCCGCTCGGAAATCGGTTGATTTTAAGGACCTCGAAGGGCAGGTCCTGCTTTTTCCTAAAAGTGATTGCGGATATCGGATGGTCTTTGAGCAGGCATTGGCGACGGAACGGGTGACCCCGGCTACCATAATTGAAATGAACAGCATTGAGGCAATAAAACAGACGATAAGAGCTGGAATCGGGGTAACCATTATCCCGGAGATTGCGATACGGATCAATGTGAAAAAAGGGGAAATGGCCAGAGTGTGCTGGGCGGATGATCTGGAAACCGGAGTCCTGATGATCTACTACAAGGATAAATGGCGCTCCCCGGCCGTCGAAGCCTTTATGGAGACAATGAGGCGTTTTGTCTCGACGCAGCAAGGATATCTGGAGCAATAA
- a CDS encoding SagB/ThcOx family dehydrogenase, whose protein sequence is MHICWSLILVVGIAMVFQSDGLAEEAIKLPPPVTKGGMALTEALQARRTVRHFATRPLDLAQLSQLLWEADGASDPQGHRTSPSAGATYPLNLYVVAGERGVANLPAGTYHYEIAAQALAPLARGDLRAVVARACLNQAWMTAAPVLIVITGEYRRCTARYGQRGIRYTHMEAGNVSQNLFLAAESLGLGAGIVGAFEDKALAQVLKLPPAHEPLLVMPVGYKH, encoded by the coding sequence ATGCACATCTGCTGGAGTCTTATCTTGGTGGTGGGGATCGCCATGGTGTTTCAATCCGACGGGTTGGCTGAGGAGGCCATCAAACTGCCGCCTCCGGTCACCAAGGGCGGCATGGCTCTGACAGAGGCTTTACAGGCGCGGCGCACGGTGCGCCATTTCGCCACCCGACCCCTGGATCTGGCGCAACTCTCCCAACTCCTTTGGGAGGCCGACGGTGCCAGCGACCCCCAAGGCCACCGGACCTCGCCGTCCGCGGGGGCCACTTATCCCCTCAACCTCTACGTGGTGGCGGGCGAGCGGGGTGTGGCAAATCTGCCTGCTGGAACTTACCATTACGAAATTGCGGCCCAGGCACTTGCGCCTCTGGCCCGGGGCGACTTGCGCGCTGTGGTGGCCCGGGCCTGCCTCAACCAGGCCTGGATGACCGCGGCCCCGGTGCTGATAGTGATCACCGGTGAATACCGCCGCTGCACGGCCCGGTATGGCCAACGGGGCATCAGGTATACTCATATGGAAGCCGGTAATGTTAGTCAGAACCTGTTTCTGGCGGCCGAGTCCCTGGGTTTGGGCGCGGGAATCGTCGGGGCCTTTGAGGATAAGGCTCTGGCCCAGGTCTTGAAGCTGCCCCCGGCCCACGAACCTCTCCTGGTGATGCCGGTGGGGTATAAACATTAG
- the dtd gene encoding D-aminoacyl-tRNA deacylase, producing MRVVVQRVQEAWVRVGQEEVARIGVGLLILVGVAEADGPEDVAYLAKKLAHLRVFAGDGRLMHLSLLDLKAEVLLVSQFTLLGDCRKGRRPSFDAAATPETAEHLYEDLARALADYGLKVATGRFRQMMEVGLINDGPVTLLLDSKKVF from the coding sequence ATGCGCGTGGTGGTGCAACGGGTGCAAGAAGCCTGGGTCCGGGTCGGCCAGGAGGAAGTTGCCAGGATCGGCGTGGGCCTGTTGATTCTGGTGGGAGTGGCCGAAGCTGACGGTCCCGAGGACGTGGCGTATCTGGCCAAAAAGCTTGCGCACCTGCGGGTCTTTGCCGGGGACGGCCGCTTAATGCATCTTTCTCTCCTGGACCTCAAAGCCGAGGTTCTCCTGGTCTCCCAGTTCACCCTCCTGGGGGACTGCCGCAAGGGACGGCGCCCTTCTTTTGATGCCGCGGCCACCCCCGAGACCGCGGAACACCTCTATGAGGACCTGGCCAGGGCCTTGGCCGATTATGGGCTCAAGGTAGCCACGGGTCGCTTTCGCCAGATGATGGAAGTGGGCCTCATCAATGACGGGCCGGTCACCCTGCTTCTGGACAGCAAGAAGGTGTTTTAG